In Drosophila pseudoobscura strain MV-25-SWS-2005 chromosome 4, UCI_Dpse_MV25, whole genome shotgun sequence, the following proteins share a genomic window:
- the fws gene encoding conserved oligomeric Golgi complex subunit 5, with protein sequence MVTGDPGATKPTSSAGSDDDDYTSSMSHLTIGQQIQELSKRLQNTTEELHQQVRDKHGALLQQATHAGRFDAALNTLADEVQRVRETGHRLKGQVDTQYQLVENQTQVLGRLHDVSHLLRSAGTLLALTAKLKSTKDVLRQAELHFELAQLIDDKDLKDIEFVQKERAFVISSGQKIRNLTQMQLVTGLQERNQNQVVNALKIFMNFNTLEKSLENLLATFIADMEQSLKECFAGNDISVLNKSPTQGTGSSTVKPAASRGPGKTPQLTTTQNFRAKFWKSLHWLLYDELYESCTQIKLLKAALEQINQFGYTSESSDQYIPRRFWQKVQQLLRKSFDECSQHVTQTLQEGLSKLLTSARGLEQRLNGEFKFENELFAPLEVGYVSKCAANMKACLAGVDLPGNETVDNFIRVASTELSAALIDGRLTNSIANVFIACGKELCTKLEAQIKLGADSKQVVDLPNLQQQQNTTLANVLYYYKDSVRRMLSDLQVQFEKTPGTARDNIFRSLEQADLLIGTILQQIMESIITTISIIILSMHREPGLNSERLSTTGPSMYMKELQEFVSRSWSNHIALFDDKPMTTKCGHELAKRCIELFLHNVCILRPLSRAGRQRLKQDCQHMDQGLRPLCANLAELGKPSRLLRAMSLLIVQSPQELVKQTIGEDSLVPSYIVLLLLFGHAGADLQSPHTTANWSNERLIEWLDGHTAEREKLELISGALQRYRDNARRKNIQQYDEVYPMMVDYFEQALKAIP encoded by the exons ATGGTGACAGGAGATCCCGGGGCCACAAAGCCCACATCTTCAGCCGGTTCAGATGATGACGACTACACATCATCCATGTCCCACCTCACCATCGGCCAGCAGATACAAGAGCTGTCCAAGCGGCTGCAAAACACCACTGAGGAACTGCATCAGCAAGTGCGTGACAAGCACGGAGCGCTGCTACAGCAGGCCACCCATGCAGGACGCTTTGATGCTGCTCTCAATACGCTAGCGGACGAAGTGCAGCGGGTACGAGAGACCGGACATCGCCTCAAGGGCCAAGTGGATACGCAATACCAATTGGTGGAGAATCAAACTCAAGTGCTGGGTCGCCTTCATGATGTCAGCCATTTACTGCGCTCGGCCGGGACGCTTCTTGCCCTGACGGCCAAATTAAAGAGCACCAAAGATGTGCTACGTCAGGCGGAGCTCCATTTCGAGCTGGCGCAGCTAATAGATGACAAGGACCTGAAGGACATTGAGTTTGTGCAAAAGGAGCGTGCTTTTGTAATCAGCTCGGGCCAGAAGATTCGGAATCTAACGCAGATGCAGTTGGTTACTGGACTCCAGGAGCGCAATCAAAATCAAGTGGTTAATGCATTGAAG ATCTTCATGAACTTCAATACACTGGAGAAATCCCTTGAGAACCTGTTGGCCACATTCATAGCCGACATGGAGCAATCCCTCAAGGAGTGTTTTGCCGGAAACGACATTTCGGTGCTCAACAAGTCGCCCACGCAAGGAACTGGCAGCTCCACGGTTAAACCTGCTGCATCCCGTGGCCCGGGCAAGACGCCACAGTTGACTACAACGCAaaatttccgagcaaaattcTGGAAATCTTTGCACTGGCTGCTGTACGACGAGCTCTACGAAAGTTGCACCCAGATCAAACTGCTCAAAGCGGCTCTGGAGCAGATTAATCAGTTTGGTTACACTTCCGAGTCCTCGGATCAATACATACCCCGTCGCTTTTGGCAGAAAGTGCAACAGTTGCTGCGAAAATCCTTCGATGAGTGCTCACAACATGTCACCCAGACCCTGCAGGAGGGTCTGTCCAAGTTGCTGACTTCGGCGCGCGGCCTGGAGCAGCGTCTAAATGGAGAATTCAAGTTTGAGAACGAACTATTTGCTCCACTGGAGGTGGGCTACGTGAGCAAGTGCGCTGCCAACATGAAGGCTTGCCTGGCCGGCGTTGATTTGCCAGGAAATGAGACAGTGGACAACTTTATACGCGTGGCTTCCACTGAGCTGAGTGCTGCCTTGATTGATGGGCGTCTGACAAATTCGATAGCGAATGTCTTTATCGCCTGTGGCAAGGAACTGTGCACCAAACTGGAGGCGCAAATCAAATTAGGTGCCGACTCCAAGCAGGTGGTGGACCTGCCCAatcttcagcagcagcagaatacTACGCTGGCAAATGTTCTGTATTACTACAAAGATTCAGTACGACGCATGCTGAGCGATCTGCAAGTGCAGTTCGAAAAGACCCCAGGAACGGCTAGGGACAATATTTTCCGCTCCCTGGAGCAGGCAGATTTGCTTATTGGAACCATTTTGCAGCAGATTATGGAATCAATCATTACAACTATAAGCATAATTATCCTGAGCATGCATCGTGAGCCGGGGCTAAACTCGGAGAGGCTGTCGACCACGGGTCCCTCAATGTACATGAAGGAATTGCAA GAGTTTGTCAGCCGTTCCTGGTCGAATCACATTGCCCTTTTCGATGATAAGCCCATGACGACGAAATGTGGCCACGAGTTGGCAAAGCGTTGCATAGAGCTCTTCCTACACAATGTCTGCATTTTGCGTCCCCTGAGCAGAGCGGGAAGGCAGCGGCTAAAGCAGGATTGCCAGCATATGGATCAGGGCCTAAGGCCGCTCTGTGCCAATCTTGCCGAACTTGGCAAGCCCTCGCGACTTTTGCGCGCCATGTCTCTGCTTATCGTTCAGAGCCCGCAAGAGCTGGTGAAGCAAACGATCGGAGAAGATTCTCTGGTTCCCAGTTAcattgtgctgctgctcctgtttgGCCACGCCGGAGCGGACCTTCAGTCGCCACACACCACCGCCAATTGGTCAAATGAACGTCTGATCGAGTGGTTGGATGGACATACGGCGGAAAGGGAGAAATTGGAGCTGATATCTGGGGCACTACAAAGATATAGGGATAATGCCAGGCGCAAGAATATTCAACAATATGACGAGGTCTATCCCATGATGGTGGATTATTTTGAACAGGCCCTGAAGGCTATTCCATAA
- the Sgt gene encoding small glutamine-rich tetratricopeptide repeat-containing protein beta, with translation MPDAVQQSFVRSFIDYLKKQLDLMSPDQSESIEVAIQCLQAAFDVGEEETEAEQIEATAQSTTSSQPGTDAAATSSSTSSTTAVNTKNIDMFELFQSLYIERNPESLALAESIKNEGNRLMKECKYNEALLQYNRAITFDPKNPIFYCNRAAAHIRLGDNERAVTDCKSSLLYNNNYSKAYSRLGVAYSNMGKFNEAEQAYRKAIELEPENLDYRNNLEVNRNSRNQPPQLSHLTDGLNAMLANPTIRNLFSSAEIDLTQLQSMTQNPMVMNTIGQLFATMGTPGVGGGPAAPGGAGPGGDGGGAAPQIPPMPNDMMQLFQAFASQLVGPQNPGAGNPNAGNGEQPGNQPPPSI, from the coding sequence ATGCCAGACGCCGTGCAGCAAAGTTTTGTCCGTTCCTTCATAGACTATTTGAAGAAGCAGCTGGATCTGATGTCCCCCGATCAGAGCGAGAGCATTGAGGTGGCCATCCAGTGCCTGCAGGCGGCATTTGATGTCGGCGAAGAGGAAACGGAGGCCGAGCAAATCGAAGCCACCGCACAGAGCACAACGAGTTCACAGCCCGGCACAGATGCAGCTGCTACAAGTAGCAGCACATCCTCTACCACTGCCGTGAACACCAAGAATATCGACATGTTCGAGCTCTTCCAGTCGCTGTACATTGAACGCAATCCAGAGTCCCTGGCGCTGGCCGAGTCAATCAAGAACGAGGGCAACCGCCTGATGAAGGAGTGTAAGTACAACGAGGCCCTGCTGCAGTACAACCGCGCCATCACCTTCGACCCCAAGAACCCGATATTCTACTGCAACCGCGCTGCTGCCCACATCCGTCTGGGTGACAACGAGCGCGCTGTCACCGACTGCAAGTCATCCCTTctttacaacaacaactacagcaaGGCTTATAGCCGCCTGGGCGTCGCCTACTCGAACATGGGAAAGTTCAACGAGGCGGAGCAGGCCTACCGCAAGGCCATTGAATTGGAGCCGGAAAATCTCGATTACAGGAACAACCTGGAAGTGAACCGCAATTCACGCAATCAGCCCCCGCAACTTTCGCACCTAACCGACGGCCTGAACGCAATGCTGGCTAATCCCACGATCCGCAATCTGTTCAGTAGCGCCGAGATTGACCTCACGCAGCTGCAATCGATGACCCAGAATCCCATGGTAATGAACACTATTGGCCAACTGTTTGCCACCATGGGCACCCCAGGCGTCGGCGGAGGACCCGCTGCTCCCGGTGGGGCTGGCCCTGGCGGTGACGGTGGTGGCGCCGCTCCACAGATCCCACCCATGCCCAACGATATGATGCAGCTGTTCCAAGCATTCGCCAGCCAACTGGTGGGGCCCCAGAACCCAGGCGCCGGCAATCCTAATGCTGGTAACGGAGAACAGCCGGGCAACCAGCCGCCCCCGAGCATCTGA
- the cass gene encoding apoptosis inhibitor 5 homolog: MDNIERLYKCYEILSEAGDKISEHVDEYKEILKAVKGSSKEKRLASQFIGNFFKHFPDLAETAIDAQFDLCEDDDNQIRRQAIKDLPKLCQGNPDATTRVADTLAQLLILDDATELQQVNNSLLSIIKMDTKSVVTGIFQQINTGDEPTRERCFKFISTKLLTMGPTVITKEIEEYIVEEIKKALQDVTADEFHLCMTILGATKLGNTITGHAELVKLATEQAELNNTDTDIIAVDDEVVERFVQCATAAAPYFSKTIKSTAFVAHVCDKLLPIPTWNMIATAVSQDQIQLRLLKVFAEMITNTDKLENANERINNVYNVLLEYMPLPKLSEVDLVDVPPSFEFSHAECLLYALHTLGKKHPTNLSFVEDAEKLKDFRARLQYLARGTQGYIKKLEEALKGKSAEELKTEENQLKQTALKTTSNINVLIRDLFHSPPIFKHDIVLSWIVPKANKLGKRHAPITFGEKPEANGKEKDQDVEKKSRPSNDQKFYSPPSGKYSHKVNPNYGNNNRGRQRGGGGGYRNRRYNRY, translated from the exons ATGGACAACATAGAGCGACTTTACAAATGCTACGAGATATTGTCCGAGGCGGGCGATAAAATTTCTGAG CACGTGGATGAGTATAAGGAAATACTGAAGGCTGTAAAAGGCTCGTCAAAGGAGAAGCGCTTGGCATCGCAATTTATTGGAAACTTTTTTAAGCACTTCCCCGATTTGGCCGAAACAGCTATTGATGCACAGTTCGATCTTTGCGAAGATGATGACAACCAG ATTCGCCGTCAGGCCATTAAAGATTTGCCCAAATTATGTCAGGGAAATCCGGATGCGACTACGCGCGTGGCCGACACTCTCGCTCAGCTGCTGATACTGGACGATGCCACAGAGCTGCAGCAAGTGAACAATTCACTGCTAAGTATCATCAAAATGGACACAAAGAGCGTTGTAACCGGTATATTCCAACAAATCAACACGGGCGATGAGCCCACAAGAGAGCGCTGCTTCAAGTTTATTTCAACCAAGTTGTTGACCATGGGTCCCACTGTTATAACCAAGGAGATTGAAGAATATATTGTCGAGGAGATCAAGAAGGCCCTGCAGGATGTCACGGCCGATGAGTTTCATTTGTGTATGACCATTTTGGGTGCCACAAAACTGGGCAACACCATTACCGGACACGCCGAGCTTGTCAAGCTGGCAACGGAACAGGCAGAGCTCAAtaacacagatacagatatcaTTGCTGTAGATGATGAGGTTGTGGAACGTTTCGTTCAAtgtgccactgctgctgcaccaTACTTTTCG AAAACTATCAAATCGACTGCTTTCGTTGCCCATGTCTGCGACAAACTGTTGCCTATTCCGACATGGAACATGATCGCCACAGCAGTGTCACAAGATCAAATCCAATTAAGATTGCTTAAAGTATTTGCCGAGATGATAACCAACACGGACAAGCTCGAGAATGCTAACGAACGCATCAATAATGTCTATAATGTATTACTG GAGTACATGCCATTGCCCAAGCTGAGCGAGGTGGATCTGGTAGATGTGCCACCCTCGTTTGAGTTTTCGCATGCCGAATGCCTGCTCTATGCACTGCACACGCTTGGCAAGAAACATCCAACTAATTTAAGTTTTGTAGAAGACGCTGAGAAACTGAAAGACTTTCGTGCTAGATTGCAATATCTAGCCAGGGGAACACAGGG GTATATTAAAAAACTAGAGGAGGCTTTAAAGGGAAAATCAGCCGAGGAGTTGAAGACAGAGGAGAATCAACTGAAGCAAACGGCGCTGAAAACAACATCAAATATCAATGTATTGATACGCGATTTGTTCCATTCACCACCCATATTCAAGCATGATATTGTATTATCCTGGATTGTGCCAAAAGCT AACAAGCTGGGCAAACGACATGCACCCATCACATTCGGGGAGAAACCCGAAGCCAACGGCAAGGAGAAAGACCAGGACGTAGAGAAGAAGTCGCGACCATCCAACGATCAGAAATTTTATTCGCCACCATCTGGAAAATACTCGCACAAAGTTAATCCAAACTACGGCAACAATAACCGCGGGAGGCAgcgtggcggtggcggtggttaCAGGAATCGACGCTACAACAGATATTGA
- the LOC6903239 gene encoding zinc finger protein 239-like isoform X1 produces the protein MSTRFPTMEEMCRVCMGNSGALANIFDETHTWDTCIADMIAQCTGYEVRRGDLLSENICPPCLEDAVNAFNLIKTYEQSHQLYFPVMEDDIEEDLCYNLEDEKWQMSASGSERSNHFKAEAMMFKCPHCPMSFKQKFHLQRHVQMHTNERPYQCSHCSKSFIQKSNLESHTRNHTGDRPYQCSHCTKSFQQKSHLQVHNRTHTGERPYKCTYCSKSFTRSDILQSHIRTHTGYRPYKCSLCSKSFIQNSDLQVHIRTHTGERPYKCTLCPKSFNQNYYLQMHTRTHTGELSPHQCSYCSKSFSKRGNLLTHIRTHSDERPYKCSYCPESFKLKGILKRHTLIHTKNVSSFPLSETLDNISASTLSVDTTISPAATLYNDPL, from the exons ATGTCGACTCGATTCCC GACAATGGAGGAAATGTGCAGAGTTTGCATGGGAAACTCCGGAGCACTCGCAAACATTTTTGATGAGACACACACATGGGACACTTGCATTGCTGACATGATAGCACAGTGTACTGGGTACGAGGTAAGGCGAGGCGATTTACTATCAGAGAACATATGTCCGCCTTGCCTTGAGGATGCTGTAAATGCATTCAATCTTATAAAAACCTATGAGCAGAGCCATCAACTATATTTCCCAGTGATGGAGGACGATATAGAAGAAGATTTATGCTATAATCTGGAAGACGAGAAATGGCAAATGTCAGCTAGTGGAAGTGAGCGGTCAAACCATTTTAAAGCCGAGGCCATGATGTTCAAATGTCCTCATTGCCCGATGAgtttcaaacaaaaattccATCTGCAGAGACACGtacaaatgcatacaaatgaacGACCCTACCAATGTTCACACTGCTCAAAGTCCTTCATCCAAAAATCCAATCTTGAATCACATACCCGAAATCACACAGGTGATCGACCATATCAATGCTCTCACTGTACAAAGTCATTTCAACAAAAGTCCCATCTCCAAGTACACAACCGCACCCACACGGGGGAGCGACCCTACAAGTGCACTTACTGCTCCAAGTCCTTTACTCGATCTGACATTCTTCAGAGTCATATTCGAACGCACACTGGTTATCGACCCTACAAATGTTCGCTCTGCTCGAAGTCCTTTATACAAAATTCCGACCTCCAGGTACACATCCGAACACACACCGGGGAGCGACCATATAAGTGCACTCTCTGTCCTAAGTCATTTAATCAAAACTACTATCTTCAAATGCACACCCGTACTCACACAGGTGAACTCTCGCCACACCAGTGTTCGTATTGCTCGAAATCTTTTAGCAAGAGAGGAAATCTCTTGACTCACATCAGGACGCACTCAGATGAACGGCCCTACAAATGTTCCTACTGCCCCGAATCTTTTAAACTCAAAGGTATTCTTAAAAGACATACCCTTATTCACACAAAGAACGTGTCATCCTTCCCTCTTTCCGAAACCCTCGACAACATATCCGCAAGCACGCTGAGTGTCGACACTACAATTTCTCCTGCTGCAACCCTATATAATGATCCTCTGTAA
- the LOC6903239 gene encoding zinc finger protein 239-like isoform X2, translating into MEEMCRVCMGNSGALANIFDETHTWDTCIADMIAQCTGYEVRRGDLLSENICPPCLEDAVNAFNLIKTYEQSHQLYFPVMEDDIEEDLCYNLEDEKWQMSASGSERSNHFKAEAMMFKCPHCPMSFKQKFHLQRHVQMHTNERPYQCSHCSKSFIQKSNLESHTRNHTGDRPYQCSHCTKSFQQKSHLQVHNRTHTGERPYKCTYCSKSFTRSDILQSHIRTHTGYRPYKCSLCSKSFIQNSDLQVHIRTHTGERPYKCTLCPKSFNQNYYLQMHTRTHTGELSPHQCSYCSKSFSKRGNLLTHIRTHSDERPYKCSYCPESFKLKGILKRHTLIHTKNVSSFPLSETLDNISASTLSVDTTISPAATLYNDPL; encoded by the coding sequence ATGGAGGAAATGTGCAGAGTTTGCATGGGAAACTCCGGAGCACTCGCAAACATTTTTGATGAGACACACACATGGGACACTTGCATTGCTGACATGATAGCACAGTGTACTGGGTACGAGGTAAGGCGAGGCGATTTACTATCAGAGAACATATGTCCGCCTTGCCTTGAGGATGCTGTAAATGCATTCAATCTTATAAAAACCTATGAGCAGAGCCATCAACTATATTTCCCAGTGATGGAGGACGATATAGAAGAAGATTTATGCTATAATCTGGAAGACGAGAAATGGCAAATGTCAGCTAGTGGAAGTGAGCGGTCAAACCATTTTAAAGCCGAGGCCATGATGTTCAAATGTCCTCATTGCCCGATGAgtttcaaacaaaaattccATCTGCAGAGACACGtacaaatgcatacaaatgaacGACCCTACCAATGTTCACACTGCTCAAAGTCCTTCATCCAAAAATCCAATCTTGAATCACATACCCGAAATCACACAGGTGATCGACCATATCAATGCTCTCACTGTACAAAGTCATTTCAACAAAAGTCCCATCTCCAAGTACACAACCGCACCCACACGGGGGAGCGACCCTACAAGTGCACTTACTGCTCCAAGTCCTTTACTCGATCTGACATTCTTCAGAGTCATATTCGAACGCACACTGGTTATCGACCCTACAAATGTTCGCTCTGCTCGAAGTCCTTTATACAAAATTCCGACCTCCAGGTACACATCCGAACACACACCGGGGAGCGACCATATAAGTGCACTCTCTGTCCTAAGTCATTTAATCAAAACTACTATCTTCAAATGCACACCCGTACTCACACAGGTGAACTCTCGCCACACCAGTGTTCGTATTGCTCGAAATCTTTTAGCAAGAGAGGAAATCTCTTGACTCACATCAGGACGCACTCAGATGAACGGCCCTACAAATGTTCCTACTGCCCCGAATCTTTTAAACTCAAAGGTATTCTTAAAAGACATACCCTTATTCACACAAAGAACGTGTCATCCTTCCCTCTTTCCGAAACCCTCGACAACATATCCGCAAGCACGCTGAGTGTCGACACTACAATTTCTCCTGCTGCAACCCTATATAATGATCCTCTGTAA
- the LOC6903240 gene encoding gastrula zinc finger protein XlCGF57.1-like isoform X1 codes for MFCGQHNKFVTKKIFANYKNHTTCTMEEICRVCMDRSGALTNIFDETQKWDTCIAEMIAQCTGYVVRRGDSLPEKICPPCLEDAVNAFNLKKLCVQSHKLYFPVMEEDIEEAIYDNLEDEDWKMSGKMEPNKDWSDIMCEICLKGFLDKDEFELHIRKHTEKKPYKCKHCSKCFAQAGTLSVHIRSHIGERPYQCSECSKSYPRECDLTIHMRSHTGERPYECSLCSKTFPQKSNLERHIRTHSSERPFKCSECTKSFQQKSYLTEHMRTHTDDRTFLCSQCGKFFKHNYELEKHIRTHTGERPFKCTHCPKAYAQSKHLTVHIRTHSKETEEPYKCPHCSKLFTFPESLRAHIRMHTDDLPFKCSDCSRSFLHKSKLNAHIRIHTGDRPHKCPHCSKSFQQNSHLQGHIRTHTGELPFKCSFCSKSFRYKNKSYTKHILTHTSDDKMHTDERPYKCSDCSMSFLRKSKLVAHIRTHLGDRPYQCSQCSKSFKQKYHLQRHSRTHTGELPFKCSYCSKSFKHKNKSYTKHILTHTNNDLCVIPEPYEFLPFKDEPEPL; via the exons ATGTTCTGTGGTCAACACAACAAATTTGTGAcgaaaaaaatatttgcaaattatAAAAACCACACGACTTg CACAATGGAGGAGATATGCAGAGTTTGCATGGACAGATCCGGAGCACtcacaaacatttttgatgAGACACAAAAATGGGACACTTGCATTGCTGAAATGATAGCCCAGTGTACCGGGTACGTGGTTAGGCGAGGGGATTCACTGCCAGAAAAAATATGCCCGCCTTGCCTAGAGGATGCTGTAAATGCCTTCAATCTTAAAAAACTCTGTGTGCAGAGCCATAAACTCTATTTCCCAGTGATGGAAGAGGATATAGAAGAAGCCATCTATGATAATCTTGAAGACGAAGACTGGAAAATGTCAG gAAAAATGGAACCTAATAAAGATTGGAGCGATATAATGTGCGAGATTTGCTTAAAAGGATTTTTGGACAAAGACGAATTTGAATTGCACATCCGTAAGCACACTGAAAAGAAGCCCTATAAGTGTAAGCACTGCTCTAAGTGCTTTGCCCAGGCTGGAACACTTTCGGTTCACATCCGTTCACATATCGGCGAGCGACCCTACCAATGCTCCGAATGCTCGAAGTCCTATCCACGAGAATGCGATCTTACAATACACATGCGTAGCCACACTGGTGAAAGACCCTACGAATGCTCGTTATGCTCGAAAACCTTCCCGCAAAAATCAAATCTTGAAAGACACATCCGTACGCACTCGAGTGAACGACCCTTCAAATGCTCTGAATGCACAAAATCATTTCAACAAAAATCCTATCTCACAGAACACATGCGTACCCACACAGATGATCGAACCTTCCTATGTTCCCAATGCGGAAAATTTTTTAAGCATAACTACGAGCTCGAAAAACACATCCGTACTCATACGGGAGAGCGACCGTTTAAGTGTACTCACTGCCCTAAGGCCTATGCCCAATCCAAGCACCTCACAGTGCATATCCGCACGCACTCGAAGGAGACAGAAGAACCTTACAAGTGTCCTCACTGTTCCAAACTGTTTACCTTTCCAGAAAGCCTACGAGCTCACATTCGAATGCACACGGATGATCTACCCTTCAAATGCAGCGATTGCTCAAGGTCCTTTCTACACAAATCAAAACTTAATGCACACATCCGTATTCACACAGGGGATCGACCCCACAAATGCCCTCACTGCTCGAAGTCATTTCAACAAAACTCTCATCTCCAAGGACACATTCGTACCCACACGGGGGAGCTACCCTTCAaatgctccttctgctccaaGTCATTtagatacaaaaacaaaagctacaCAAAACACATCCTTACTCACACAAGCGATGACAAAATGCACACGGATGAACGACCCTACAAATGCAGCGATTGCTCAATGTCCTTCTTACGCAAATCTAAGCTTGTCGCACACATCCGTACTCACTTAGGGGATCGACCCTACCAATGCTCTCAATGCTCGAAGTCATTTAAACAGAAATATCATCTCCAAAGACACAGTCGTACCCACACGGGGGAGCTACCCTTCAAATGCTCCTACTGCTCCAAGTCatttaaacacaaaaacaaaagctacaCAAAGCACATCCTTACCCACACAAACAATGACTTATGTGTCATTCCTGAACCCTACGAGTTCTTACCCTTCAAAGATGAACCGGAACCTCTTTAA
- the LOC6903240 gene encoding gastrula zinc finger protein XlCGF57.1-like isoform X2, translating into MEPNKDWSDIMCEICLKGFLDKDEFELHIRKHTEKKPYKCKHCSKCFAQAGTLSVHIRSHIGERPYQCSECSKSYPRECDLTIHMRSHTGERPYECSLCSKTFPQKSNLERHIRTHSSERPFKCSECTKSFQQKSYLTEHMRTHTDDRTFLCSQCGKFFKHNYELEKHIRTHTGERPFKCTHCPKAYAQSKHLTVHIRTHSKETEEPYKCPHCSKLFTFPESLRAHIRMHTDDLPFKCSDCSRSFLHKSKLNAHIRIHTGDRPHKCPHCSKSFQQNSHLQGHIRTHTGELPFKCSFCSKSFRYKNKSYTKHILTHTSDDKMHTDERPYKCSDCSMSFLRKSKLVAHIRTHLGDRPYQCSQCSKSFKQKYHLQRHSRTHTGELPFKCSYCSKSFKHKNKSYTKHILTHTNNDLCVIPEPYEFLPFKDEPEPL; encoded by the coding sequence ATGGAACCTAATAAAGATTGGAGCGATATAATGTGCGAGATTTGCTTAAAAGGATTTTTGGACAAAGACGAATTTGAATTGCACATCCGTAAGCACACTGAAAAGAAGCCCTATAAGTGTAAGCACTGCTCTAAGTGCTTTGCCCAGGCTGGAACACTTTCGGTTCACATCCGTTCACATATCGGCGAGCGACCCTACCAATGCTCCGAATGCTCGAAGTCCTATCCACGAGAATGCGATCTTACAATACACATGCGTAGCCACACTGGTGAAAGACCCTACGAATGCTCGTTATGCTCGAAAACCTTCCCGCAAAAATCAAATCTTGAAAGACACATCCGTACGCACTCGAGTGAACGACCCTTCAAATGCTCTGAATGCACAAAATCATTTCAACAAAAATCCTATCTCACAGAACACATGCGTACCCACACAGATGATCGAACCTTCCTATGTTCCCAATGCGGAAAATTTTTTAAGCATAACTACGAGCTCGAAAAACACATCCGTACTCATACGGGAGAGCGACCGTTTAAGTGTACTCACTGCCCTAAGGCCTATGCCCAATCCAAGCACCTCACAGTGCATATCCGCACGCACTCGAAGGAGACAGAAGAACCTTACAAGTGTCCTCACTGTTCCAAACTGTTTACCTTTCCAGAAAGCCTACGAGCTCACATTCGAATGCACACGGATGATCTACCCTTCAAATGCAGCGATTGCTCAAGGTCCTTTCTACACAAATCAAAACTTAATGCACACATCCGTATTCACACAGGGGATCGACCCCACAAATGCCCTCACTGCTCGAAGTCATTTCAACAAAACTCTCATCTCCAAGGACACATTCGTACCCACACGGGGGAGCTACCCTTCAaatgctccttctgctccaaGTCATTtagatacaaaaacaaaagctacaCAAAACACATCCTTACTCACACAAGCGATGACAAAATGCACACGGATGAACGACCCTACAAATGCAGCGATTGCTCAATGTCCTTCTTACGCAAATCTAAGCTTGTCGCACACATCCGTACTCACTTAGGGGATCGACCCTACCAATGCTCTCAATGCTCGAAGTCATTTAAACAGAAATATCATCTCCAAAGACACAGTCGTACCCACACGGGGGAGCTACCCTTCAAATGCTCCTACTGCTCCAAGTCatttaaacacaaaaacaaaagctacaCAAAGCACATCCTTACCCACACAAACAATGACTTATGTGTCATTCCTGAACCCTACGAGTTCTTACCCTTCAAAGATGAACCGGAACCTCTTTAA